The Heterodontus francisci isolate sHetFra1 chromosome 33, sHetFra1.hap1, whole genome shotgun sequence genome has a segment encoding these proteins:
- the LOC137347915 gene encoding neurexophilin-1-like — MSSNLEVAFAHGNTSNDTEDVKSRGSKGTQKHVLIKSNKMSPLSQWMMHTLPSAGNSTLLGFPYSSPASYSKQDIWDWLGNVSEQHEDPQSRVKRRPIVKTGKFKKMFGWGDFYSNIKTVKLNLLITGKIVDHGNGTFSVYFRHNSTGQGNISVSLVPPTKAVEFDLAQQTVIDAKDSKIFNCRVEYEKIDRAKKTALCNYDPSKTCYQEQTQSHVSWICSKPFKVICIYISFYSTDYRLVQKVCPDYNYHSDTPYFPSG, encoded by the coding sequence GTTGCTTTTGCACATGGGAATACATCAAATGATACTGAAGATGTGAAGTCCAGAGGATCTAAAGGCACTCAAAAGCATGTCTTAATAAAAAGCAACAAAATGTCGCCCCTCAGCCAATGGATGATGCATACGTTGCCAAGCGCAGGGAACTCGACTCTACTGGGATTTCCATATTCCTCACCAGCCTCTTACTCCAAACAGGATATTTGGGATTGGTTGGGAAATGTGTCAGAGCAGCATGAAGACCCCCAGTCCAGAGTCAAGAGACGACCGATTGTTAAAACTGGGAAATTTAAGAAAATGTTTGGATGGGGCGATTTTTACTCAAACATCAAAACCGTGAAACTAAACCTCCTCATCACTGGGAAAATCGTGGACCATGGAAATGGTACGTTTAGTGTGTACTTCCGCCACAATTCCACTGGCCAGGGAAATATATCAGTTAGCCTTGTGCCACCTACAAAAGCGGTCGAATTTGACCTGGCTCAACAAACAGTAATTGACGCCAAAGATTCGAAAATATTTAACTGCCGCGTTGAATATGAAAAAATTGACAGAGCAAAGAAGACTGCACTATGTAATTATGATCCATCCAAGACTTGTTACCAGGAACAGACCCAAAGCCATGTGTCCTGGATCTGTTCCAAGCCCTTTAAAGTTATATGTATCTACATTTCATTTTACAGCACAGACTATAGACTGGTGCAGAAGGTGTGTCCTGATTATAATTACCATAGTGATACTCCCTACTTTCCCTCTggatga